In Xylanivirga thermophila, one genomic interval encodes:
- the gpr gene encoding GPR endopeptidase yields MSNIRTDLAIEARELYAKDHEEIPGVETEDEESDNIRINRVRITSPLGERQLNKPMGNYITIDAVDIRERDPEYGEMLSRRIGDEIRKIVNLNDHSTTLVVGLGNWNITADSLGPKVVDRMMVTRHIIQLMPDQVDERVRPVCAIAPGVLGITGIETGEIIKGIVDRIKPDCVIAIDALASRSTNRIGTTIQIADTGINPGSGIGNHRMGLSKETLGATTIAIGVPTVVYAHTIGRDSLQLLIDKLSARTTPGTPLYGMIKELGEDKMDNIVEEILTNNMGDLVVTPKDIDVMMEHISGIIADGINLALHKDVTLEEVHTFLQ; encoded by the coding sequence ATGAGTAACATTCGGACAGATCTAGCTATAGAGGCTAGGGAGCTATATGCAAAAGATCATGAAGAGATACCGGGAGTTGAGACAGAGGATGAGGAATCTGATAATATAAGGATTAACAGAGTACGTATAACTTCTCCTTTGGGAGAAAGACAGCTAAATAAACCCATGGGGAATTATATAACTATAGATGCTGTTGATATAAGGGAGAGGGACCCAGAATATGGAGAAATGTTAAGCAGGCGTATAGGCGATGAGATAAGAAAAATAGTGAATTTAAATGATCATAGTACTACACTGGTAGTAGGATTGGGAAATTGGAATATTACAGCCGACTCTTTAGGACCTAAGGTAGTAGACAGGATGATGGTAACTAGGCATATAATACAGCTTATGCCAGATCAGGTAGATGAAAGGGTGCGTCCAGTATGCGCCATAGCACCTGGAGTTTTAGGTATTACGGGCATTGAAACGGGAGAGATTATAAAGGGGATAGTAGATAGGATAAAGCCCGATTGTGTAATTGCAATAGATGCTTTGGCTTCCCGTAGCACCAATCGTATAGGCACAACCATTCAAATAGCAGATACAGGGATAAATCCCGGTTCTGGAATTGGAAACCATCGTATGGGTCTTAGCAAGGAGACACTTGGTGCGACTACAATTGCAATAGGTGTGCCTACTGTAGTATATGCCCATACAATAGGCAGGGATTCATTGCAGCTTCTTATTGATAAACTTTCGGCGAGAACTACACCAGGTACCCCCCTTTATGGCATGATTAAGGAGTTAGGGGAAGATAAGATGGATAATATAGTAGAAGAGATCTTAACAAATAATATGGGGGATTTGGTGGTAACACCTAAGGATATAGACGTCATGATGGAGCATATCTCAGGAATAATAGCAGATGGCATCAATCTGGCTCTACACAAAGATGTAACACTGGAGGAAGTGCATACATTTCTTCAATAG
- the spoIIP gene encoding stage II sporulation protein P — MVRIKVIKLSTLIYYILVIILVISIIFSVVKLTDKTKDNESVPTFSADNADEYKFDEPNWFIRAWNFITGKKFKDPKNILVFEMPFIKGFDEVEEEESITVSRGSDAKRDVPPDDYETEIILKNEPKISEEIEDKDAEEIKIKVSSIQPDEQPIPLTGEGPQVMIYHSHSRESYREPNMEGAVQTFYTVDTNKNVIKVGQVLSNELRKKGVPVLHDTTDHEVEGHSKGYELSLKTINRCKKENSSLKMFIDIHRDGFKENTRTPEQETIEIDGKRVAKVMVVIGTGKGQYSAFKDRPKWEENYKLALKLTNKLNEKYPGLAKPIYVRSGRYNQHVSTNAILIEVGSNVTTLEEAERAAVYIAEGISEIVE, encoded by the coding sequence GTGGTGCGTATTAAAGTTATAAAGCTATCAACTCTTATATATTATATATTAGTAATAATACTCGTAATAAGTATAATCTTTTCAGTTGTAAAATTGACGGATAAAACTAAGGATAATGAATCTGTGCCAACATTTTCTGCGGATAACGCAGATGAGTATAAGTTTGATGAGCCAAATTGGTTTATTAGGGCATGGAATTTTATAACGGGGAAAAAATTCAAGGATCCAAAGAACATATTGGTATTTGAAATGCCCTTTATAAAAGGTTTTGATGAAGTGGAGGAAGAAGAGAGCATTACTGTTTCGCGAGGGAGTGATGCAAAAAGGGACGTGCCTCCAGATGATTATGAAACGGAAATAATATTAAAAAATGAGCCCAAAATATCTGAGGAGATAGAGGATAAGGATGCCGAAGAGATAAAGATAAAGGTATCTAGTATACAGCCTGATGAGCAGCCTATCCCCTTAACAGGGGAAGGCCCTCAGGTTATGATATATCACAGCCATTCAAGGGAATCATACAGAGAACCTAATATGGAAGGGGCCGTACAGACCTTTTATACTGTAGATACCAACAAGAATGTAATAAAAGTTGGGCAGGTGCTATCCAATGAGCTTAGGAAAAAAGGTGTGCCGGTTTTACATGATACTACTGATCATGAAGTTGAGGGGCATTCAAAAGGGTATGAGCTTTCATTAAAGACCATAAACAGGTGCAAAAAAGAGAATTCTTCTCTTAAGATGTTTATAGATATACATAGAGACGGGTTCAAGGAAAATACTAGGACGCCGGAGCAGGAAACCATAGAGATAGATGGGAAAAGGGTGGCAAAGGTAATGGTTGTTATAGGCACGGGAAAAGGACAGTATAGTGCCTTTAAAGATAGGCCGAAATGGGAGGAAAACTATAAGTTGGCCCTCAAGTTGACAAATAAATTAAATGAAAAGTATCCAGGACTTGCAAAACCCATATATGTAAGATCGGGAAGGTATAATCAGCACGTATCCACGAATGCCATCCTGATAGAGGTGGGGAGCAATGTTACCACGCTGGAAGAAGCAGAACGGGCTGCTGTATATATAGCTGAAGGCATTAGTGAAATAGTAGAATAG
- the lepA gene encoding translation elongation factor 4, producing MPNSRQSNIRNFCIIAHIDHGKSTLADRLIEKTGVLTKREMQDQVLDNMDLEKERGITIKAKAVKLMYTASDGQEYELNLIDTPGHVDFNYEVSRSLAACEGAILVVDATQGVQAQTLANVYLALEHDLEIVPVINKIDLPSAQPDWARKEIEEVIGLDASQAPLVSAKNGIGIEEVLDAIVECIPPPSGDEEAPLRALIFDSVYDSYRGVIGHIRVKEGVVRPGDRILMMATKKEFEVTEVGVFYPSLYPVSELKAGDVGYIAASIKNVRDARVGDTITNADSPAKEPLPGYKKAMPMVYCGIYPADGAKYEDLRDALEKLQINDASLIFEPETSAALGFGFRCGFLGLLHMEIIQERLEREYDLDLVTTAPSVVYKVYKTDGDMVEVSNPTNLPPLVEIEYIEEPMVNAKIIMPSDYVGAVMELCQDRRGIYKDMEYIDETRVVITYDMPLNEIIYDFFDTLKSRTKGYASFDYELIGYSQSDLVKLDILINGEVVDAMSIITHRDRVYTKGRAIAEKLKEVIPRQLFEIPIQAAVNNKIIARETVKALRKDVLAKCYGGDISRKRKLLEKQKEGKKRMRQIGSVEIPQDAFMAVLKIN from the coding sequence ATGCCCAATTCTAGGCAAAGTAATATAAGAAATTTTTGCATAATAGCTCATATAGATCACGGTAAGTCTACGTTAGCGGATAGGCTTATAGAAAAAACCGGCGTACTTACTAAGAGGGAGATGCAAGATCAGGTGCTTGACAATATGGATCTTGAAAAGGAGAGGGGTATTACAATCAAGGCCAAGGCGGTCAAGCTTATGTATACTGCATCGGATGGACAGGAATATGAACTAAATTTAATCGATACCCCTGGACATGTTGATTTTAACTATGAAGTATCTAGAAGTCTTGCTGCCTGTGAAGGAGCAATACTAGTAGTGGATGCTACGCAGGGTGTACAGGCTCAAACGTTGGCCAATGTCTATTTGGCTTTAGAGCATGATTTGGAGATAGTACCGGTTATAAATAAAATCGATCTGCCCAGTGCCCAACCGGATTGGGCGCGGAAGGAGATAGAAGAGGTAATAGGTCTTGACGCATCACAAGCACCCCTTGTATCTGCAAAGAATGGTATAGGAATAGAAGAGGTGCTAGATGCTATAGTAGAGTGTATCCCACCACCAAGTGGTGATGAGGAAGCGCCCCTTCGTGCTCTTATATTCGATTCGGTATACGATAGCTATCGTGGTGTTATTGGACATATAAGGGTTAAAGAAGGAGTGGTACGTCCGGGAGATCGTATACTCATGATGGCAACTAAAAAAGAATTTGAAGTAACTGAAGTAGGTGTATTCTATCCTTCACTTTACCCAGTATCTGAGCTTAAGGCGGGAGATGTTGGATATATAGCAGCAAGCATAAAGAATGTACGAGATGCAAGGGTAGGAGATACCATAACAAATGCCGATAGCCCTGCAAAAGAACCGTTACCTGGGTATAAAAAGGCAATGCCAATGGTGTATTGTGGTATATATCCTGCCGATGGGGCAAAATATGAAGACTTAAGGGATGCACTAGAGAAATTGCAGATAAATGATGCCTCACTGATATTTGAACCGGAAACATCTGCAGCTCTAGGATTTGGATTCCGCTGTGGTTTTTTAGGTTTGCTCCATATGGAGATAATACAAGAGAGGCTTGAGAGAGAATACGATCTGGATCTTGTAACCACTGCTCCTAGTGTAGTGTATAAGGTATATAAAACCGATGGGGATATGGTAGAAGTATCTAATCCGACAAATCTCCCGCCTCTTGTAGAAATAGAATATATAGAAGAACCCATGGTAAATGCCAAGATAATAATGCCATCTGACTATGTAGGTGCTGTAATGGAATTGTGCCAGGATAGAAGGGGTATATATAAGGATATGGAGTATATAGATGAAACCAGGGTGGTTATTACCTATGATATGCCACTTAATGAGATCATCTATGATTTTTTTGATACATTAAAATCTAGAACTAAGGGATATGCTTCCTTTGACTATGAGCTTATAGGCTATAGTCAATCTGACCTTGTAAAACTGGATATACTTATAAATGGAGAAGTGGTAGATGCAATGTCTATAATAACCCATAGGGACAGGGTATATACAAAAGGCCGTGCTATTGCAGAAAAGTTAAAGGAAGTTATACCAAGACAGTTGTTTGAAATTCCCATACAGGCAGCGGTAAACAATAAGATAATTGCCCGGGAAACCGTAAAGGCCCTTCGTAAGGACGTGCTAGCTAAATGCTATGGTGGGGATATAAGTAGGAAGAGGAAATTACTTGAAAAGCAAAAAGAAGGTAAAAAACGTATGCGTCAGATAGGATCGGTGGAAATACCTCAAGATGCATTTATGGCTGTTTTAAAGATAAATTAG
- the hemW gene encoding radical SAM family heme chaperone HemW yields the protein METLGLYIHFPFCIKKCNYCDFPSYDGKQSLMKAYLDALIKEISHLAFVLDGYKVDTIFMGGGTPTIFSGEDIQKVLDACYLYMDIDNGAEMTIEANPGTLDDEKLYRLKRGGINRLSIGLQAWQDRHLKALGRVHTCQDFIDSIYMARKYGFKNINADIIFNLPNQTMDDWIETIEGICGLGLEHVSAYSLRVEEHTPFYSMQKQGRLLLPKEELERDMYHKGIKVLSDKGFKHYEISNFALPGRECRHNLIYWQNHQYIGCGSGAHSFFKGKRFANTRYPESYIQLIAKGKSPVVFSEDIGKKTERFETVMLGLRLVDGIDKNLFKSRFNHDFEFYYADAMERLKKQGLLVEDKYRIKLTSKGLDLQNTVLMEFMD from the coding sequence TTGGAGACTTTAGGACTTTATATACATTTTCCATTCTGTATAAAGAAATGCAATTATTGTGATTTCCCGTCTTATGACGGGAAACAATCTCTTATGAAAGCATATTTAGATGCCCTTATAAAAGAGATATCACATTTGGCTTTTGTACTTGACGGATACAAGGTAGATACCATATTCATGGGCGGGGGCACTCCTACTATATTTAGTGGGGAAGATATACAGAAGGTCCTTGATGCTTGTTATCTTTATATGGATATAGATAATGGCGCTGAGATGACAATAGAAGCAAATCCCGGAACATTGGATGATGAAAAGCTGTATCGTCTTAAAAGGGGCGGCATAAATAGATTGAGTATAGGGTTACAAGCCTGGCAGGATAGGCACCTTAAAGCTTTAGGACGAGTGCATACCTGCCAGGATTTTATTGATAGTATATATATGGCTAGAAAATATGGTTTTAAAAATATAAATGCTGATATTATATTTAATCTGCCCAATCAAACTATGGATGATTGGATAGAGACTATCGAAGGGATATGTGGCCTGGGATTAGAACACGTATCGGCGTACAGTCTGAGGGTTGAAGAGCATACCCCATTTTATTCAATGCAGAAGCAAGGTAGGCTTTTATTACCTAAAGAAGAGCTTGAACGGGACATGTATCATAAAGGGATAAAAGTGCTTAGTGATAAAGGATTTAAACATTATGAAATTTCAAATTTTGCATTGCCAGGTAGAGAGTGTAGGCACAATCTCATATATTGGCAAAATCATCAATATATTGGCTGTGGCAGCGGTGCCCATTCCTTTTTTAAAGGGAAAAGATTTGCAAATACAAGGTATCCAGAATCCTATATACAATTAATAGCTAAAGGGAAAAGTCCAGTGGTGTTTAGTGAGGATATAGGTAAAAAAACTGAACGGTTTGAAACTGTGATGCTCGGACTTAGATTGGTTGATGGGATAGATAAGAATTTATTTAAAAGCAGATTTAACCATGATTTTGAATTTTATTATGCAGATGCAATGGAAAGGCTAAAAAAACAGGGTCTATTAGTTGAAGATAAATATCGTATAAAATTGACATCTAAAGGTCTGGATTTACAGAATACGGTCCTGATGGAGTTTATGGATTAA
- the hrcA gene encoding heat-inducible transcriptional repressor HrcA, giving the protein MELGDRKLRILQAIIDDYIISAEPVGSRTIAKKYGIGISSATIRNEMADLEEMGYLEQPHTSAGRIPSDKAYRLYVDRLMQVKTLSTEQALFIKRFYDEKNSQLEDIISQTARVISDITDYTSVVLRPQLNKILIKRIQLIPIDQAYGLLVVVTDSGIIRDSVIRLPEGIEPGYLDRISNMLSERFANRSCAQIDLEVIPDMRREIMSNRDFFNNIVDALTESMAGRDKKEIFLGGASNIFNFPEYHDIEKAKTFLDILEETEFIYDIIDKLGDNGVSITIGEENEFTEMQNCSIVTATYHVGDRMVGTIGVIGPTRMHYSKVVSVMEYMEKALTQYLTKLYGE; this is encoded by the coding sequence GTGGAATTAGGTGATAGAAAGCTAAGAATACTTCAGGCTATAATAGATGATTATATAATATCGGCTGAACCGGTAGGCTCTCGTACCATTGCTAAAAAATATGGTATAGGTATAAGTTCTGCTACTATAAGAAATGAAATGGCAGACCTTGAGGAAATGGGATATTTAGAACAGCCCCATACATCGGCAGGCAGGATCCCATCCGATAAGGCATACCGATTGTATGTAGACAGGCTTATGCAGGTTAAGACATTATCTACCGAACAGGCCCTATTTATAAAAAGATTTTATGATGAAAAAAATAGTCAGTTAGAAGATATTATAAGCCAAACAGCTAGAGTTATTTCAGATATTACCGATTATACCTCCGTAGTACTTAGACCTCAGCTGAACAAAATTCTTATAAAACGTATTCAGCTTATACCTATAGATCAAGCATATGGATTGCTTGTAGTAGTTACCGATTCGGGAATTATACGAGATAGTGTAATAAGATTACCTGAGGGAATTGAACCGGGTTACTTGGATAGAATATCAAATATGCTAAGTGAGCGATTTGCTAATAGGAGTTGTGCCCAAATAGATTTAGAGGTAATACCGGATATGCGTAGGGAAATAATGAGCAATAGGGATTTCTTCAACAATATTGTAGATGCATTGACTGAAAGCATGGCAGGCAGAGATAAAAAGGAAATATTCCTAGGGGGAGCGAGCAATATATTCAATTTTCCCGAATATCATGATATAGAAAAAGCAAAGACTTTTTTAGATATTTTGGAAGAGACTGAGTTTATATACGATATAATAGACAAATTAGGAGATAATGGTGTAAGCATTACAATAGGTGAGGAAAACGAGTTTACTGAAATGCAAAATTGCAGCATAGTAACAGCTACCTATCATGTAGGGGATAGAATGGTTGGGACCATAGGCGTGATAGGACCTACGCGTATGCATTATTCCAAGGTTGTCTCCGTAATGGAATATATGGAGAAGGCACTTACACAATATTTGACCAAATTGTACGGCGAATAG
- the grpE gene encoding nucleotide exchange factor GrpE, producing the protein MGNIQEQDKQQTNISDQQDFKIEENEKCCGEKSDKDTISIEKAMDMIKEVTKEKEEYLALSQRLKADFDNYKKRNQSAVSNAYDDAVGETIEKILPVLDNLERALESMKQGECPESFVQGIEMVVKQFREVLSKMDVHEIEALNKPFDPNIHHAVMQVEADEGQESDIIVEVLQKGYKHKEKVIRYSMVKVAK; encoded by the coding sequence ATGGGAAATATACAAGAGCAGGATAAACAGCAGACCAACATATCCGATCAGCAAGATTTTAAGATTGAAGAAAATGAAAAATGCTGTGGGGAAAAGAGTGATAAGGATACCATATCTATAGAAAAGGCTATGGATATGATAAAAGAGGTAACCAAGGAAAAAGAGGAATATCTTGCATTATCTCAAAGGCTTAAGGCTGATTTTGATAATTATAAAAAGAGAAACCAGTCTGCTGTTTCCAATGCCTATGATGATGCTGTGGGCGAGACGATAGAGAAAATCCTGCCCGTTTTGGATAATTTGGAGCGCGCCCTAGAAAGTATGAAGCAGGGTGAGTGCCCTGAATCTTTTGTCCAGGGAATAGAAATGGTGGTAAAACAGTTTAGGGAAGTTTTATCAAAGATGGATGTACATGAGATTGAGGCTTTGAATAAACCATTTGATCCTAATATTCACCATGCTGTCATGCAGGTAGAAGCGGATGAAGGGCAAGAATCAGACATAATAGTTGAGGTTTTGCAGAAAGGATATAAGCATAAGGAAAAGGTAATAAGATATAGTATGGTAAAGGTAGCCAAATAA
- the dnaK gene encoding molecular chaperone DnaK, which translates to MGKIIGIDLGTTNSCVAVMEGGEPVVIPNVEGGRTTPSVVAFSKTGELLAGQVAKRQAITNPDRTIKSIKRDMGTNKKIKIDDKEYTPPEISAMILMKLKKDAEEYLGEEVKQAVITVPAYFSDSQRQATKDAGKIAGLEVLRIINEPTAAALAYGLDKEHSQKILVYDLGGGTFDVSLMEIGDGVFEVLATSGNNRLGGDDFDQRIVDYLADNFKQEMGIDLRKDNMALQRLYEAAEKAKIELSSVLTTNINLPFITADANGPKHLDMSLTRAKFEELTVDLVEKTMGPTRQALKDAGLSPNEVDRVILVGGSSRIPAVQEAIKKFTGKDPHKGINPDECVAVGAAIQAGVLGGEVKDVLLLDVTPLSLGIETLGGVFTKIIERNTTIPTKKSQIFSTAADGQTSVEIHVLQGEREMAAYNKTLGRFVLDGIPPAPRGVPQIEVTFDIDANGIVHVSAKDLGTGKEQHVTITASSNLSDEEIDKAVKEAEKFAEEDKKRKEEIEVKNQADSLVYNTEKTIKEMGDKIDQADKDRIQSEIDATKEAINQNDLEKMKAATEKLTQVSYEVFGKIYQQQAQENPGAQGENSAAGNGSNNDDDVVDADYEVVDDDE; encoded by the coding sequence ATGGGAAAGATTATAGGAATTGATCTAGGAACTACTAACTCCTGTGTTGCCGTAATGGAAGGTGGCGAACCGGTTGTAATCCCTAATGTGGAAGGCGGGAGGACAACGCCTTCGGTTGTTGCTTTTTCAAAAACTGGAGAATTGCTAGCAGGACAGGTAGCAAAAAGGCAAGCTATTACCAATCCCGATAGGACTATAAAGTCTATAAAAAGGGATATGGGTACAAATAAAAAGATAAAGATAGACGATAAGGAGTATACCCCACCTGAGATATCAGCCATGATTCTTATGAAGCTTAAAAAGGATGCAGAGGAATATTTAGGTGAAGAGGTAAAACAGGCTGTAATAACAGTTCCGGCATACTTTAGCGATAGCCAAAGACAGGCTACAAAGGATGCAGGTAAGATTGCAGGGCTTGAAGTTTTGCGTATAATAAATGAACCTACGGCTGCTGCTTTGGCCTATGGTTTGGATAAGGAACACAGTCAAAAGATACTTGTTTATGATTTGGGTGGTGGTACGTTTGATGTATCATTGATGGAGATAGGCGACGGGGTTTTCGAAGTGCTAGCTACAAGTGGAAATAACCGTTTAGGCGGGGATGATTTTGATCAACGCATAGTGGATTATTTAGCAGATAATTTTAAGCAAGAAATGGGTATTGACTTAAGAAAAGATAATATGGCACTTCAAAGGCTATACGAGGCAGCTGAAAAGGCAAAGATAGAATTATCCAGTGTACTTACAACTAACATCAATTTACCGTTTATTACTGCAGATGCAAATGGTCCTAAACACTTGGATATGAGTCTTACAAGGGCAAAATTTGAAGAATTGACAGTGGATTTAGTGGAAAAAACGATGGGCCCCACCAGACAGGCTCTTAAAGATGCAGGTTTAAGTCCAAATGAGGTGGATAGGGTAATACTGGTTGGTGGTTCAAGTAGAATACCTGCTGTGCAGGAGGCAATAAAGAAATTTACTGGAAAAGACCCTCATAAGGGTATAAATCCTGATGAGTGTGTAGCTGTAGGTGCTGCCATACAGGCGGGGGTATTGGGTGGAGAAGTAAAAGATGTATTACTTCTTGATGTAACCCCACTATCCTTAGGTATAGAGACTTTGGGTGGCGTATTTACAAAGATAATAGAGAGGAATACTACTATTCCTACTAAAAAGAGCCAGATATTCTCAACTGCAGCAGATGGCCAGACTAGTGTAGAGATACATGTGCTGCAGGGTGAACGGGAGATGGCTGCATATAATAAGACATTAGGACGCTTTGTGCTTGACGGTATACCCCCAGCACCCCGTGGAGTACCACAAATAGAGGTTACATTTGATATAGATGCTAATGGAATAGTACATGTATCGGCAAAAGATCTTGGTACAGGTAAAGAACAGCATGTAACCATAACGGCTTCTAGTAATCTATCAGATGAAGAGATAGATAAGGCTGTCAAAGAGGCTGAAAAGTTTGCTGAAGAGGATAAGAAACGTAAAGAGGAGATAGAGGTAAAGAACCAGGCAGATTCCCTCGTATACAATACGGAAAAGACTATAAAAGAGATGGGGGATAAAATAGACCAGGCTGATAAGGATAGGATACAATCTGAGATAGATGCTACAAAGGAAGCCATAAATCAAAACGATCTGGAAAAGATGAAGGCTGCTACTGAAAAATTGACACAGGTTTCATATGAAGTCTTTGGTAAGATATATCAGCAACAAGCTCAGGAAAATCCTGGTGCACAAGGTGAAAACTCTGCAGCAGGGAATGGTTCTAACAATGATGACGATGTGGTAGATGCAGATTATGAAGTAGTAGACGATGATGAATAA
- the dnaJ gene encoding molecular chaperone DnaJ translates to MEKRDYYEVLGIDRDATDEEIKKAYRNLAKKYHPDLNPDNKEAEAKFKEVNEAYQVLSNPEAKAQYDRFGHAGADGQGFGGFDFGGFGEGGLGDIFDMFFGGGFSSSDRGRKGPVHGADLRYDLELTFEEAAFGTKKEIEIVKTEECPDCNGTGAKPGTNPVTCPVCHGKGEVSYSQTTVFGRFVNVKTCDRCHGEGTIISDPCTKCHGKKRIRTKRRMNVKIPAGIDDGQAITLRGQGEMGERGGLPGDLYVYITVKPHRLFKRREYDIYCEVPITFAQAALGAEIDVPTLEGNIKHQIPEGTQTGTVFTLKNKGIQKLKGTGRGNQYVTVSIQVPKRLNEKQKALLKEFELSTTGKQYSEDGKKSFFDKMKDAFGV, encoded by the coding sequence TTGGAAAAGCGCGATTATTATGAGGTGCTTGGTATAGATAGGGATGCAACAGATGAAGAAATAAAAAAAGCATATAGGAATTTAGCCAAGAAATATCATCCAGATTTAAATCCAGATAATAAGGAAGCAGAGGCTAAATTTAAAGAGGTCAATGAAGCCTACCAAGTGCTTAGCAATCCAGAAGCGAAAGCTCAGTATGATAGATTTGGTCATGCAGGTGCCGATGGTCAAGGTTTTGGAGGTTTTGATTTTGGAGGATTTGGCGAAGGTGGCCTTGGAGATATATTCGATATGTTCTTTGGTGGAGGTTTTAGCTCTTCAGATAGGGGAAGAAAAGGTCCAGTCCATGGGGCTGATCTTAGGTATGATTTGGAATTGACTTTTGAAGAGGCGGCATTTGGAACTAAAAAGGAGATAGAGATAGTAAAAACCGAAGAATGTCCAGATTGTAATGGTACTGGTGCAAAACCTGGAACAAATCCTGTAACATGTCCAGTATGTCATGGGAAGGGTGAGGTATCCTACTCCCAAACGACGGTATTTGGACGATTTGTGAATGTAAAGACCTGTGATAGGTGTCATGGAGAGGGGACTATCATATCAGATCCATGTACTAAATGTCATGGCAAAAAAAGGATACGTACAAAGCGTAGAATGAATGTCAAGATACCAGCGGGGATAGACGACGGCCAGGCTATTACCCTTCGTGGTCAGGGAGAGATGGGTGAACGTGGAGGCCTTCCCGGGGATCTTTATGTATATATAACTGTAAAGCCCCATAGGCTATTTAAGAGGAGAGAATACGATATATATTGCGAGGTACCAATAACATTTGCCCAAGCGGCTTTGGGTGCAGAAATAGATGTGCCTACCCTTGAAGGTAATATAAAGCATCAAATACCAGAAGGTACGCAAACTGGGACAGTATTTACACTGAAAAACAAGGGCATACAAAAACTTAAGGGAACGGGTAGGGGAAATCAGTATGTCACTGTATCCATACAGGTACCTAAACGCCTAAATGAAAAACAAAAGGCACTTTTAAAGGAATTTGAACTTTCGACTACTGGAAAGCAATATAGCGAGGATGGAAAAAAATCATTTTTCGATAAGATGAAGGATGCCTTTGGAGTTTAA
- the prmA gene encoding 50S ribosomal protein L11 methyltransferase: MDWIEITIETTSEGIEAVSQVLYEAGVSGVVIEDPADIDMLKKQETDWDYVDEDLLNNMEEHVLVRGYLPEGASFHDKIQCIRSRVFNLLKKDLGIDIGTGKIRLNNVKEEDWANNWKKYFKPHKVGNKVVIKPTWEEYIPKEDEIILHLDPGMAFGTGTHETTMLCIKQLENYIDGKSHVLDVGCGTGILGISSALLGAKSVIAVDIDENAVKVAKENAKLNGVNDKLKIVCGNLLDNISGRFDVIVANIIADAIISLSEDVWKYLNPGGVFIACGIILDRLEEVLSTLESKGYKIIETQKMGEWAVVVSRYE, from the coding sequence ATGGATTGGATAGAAATTACCATAGAGACTACTAGTGAAGGTATAGAAGCTGTATCTCAGGTTTTATATGAGGCGGGAGTTTCAGGAGTAGTAATAGAAGATCCGGCAGATATTGATATGCTAAAGAAACAGGAAACTGACTGGGACTACGTGGATGAGGATTTGTTAAATAATATGGAAGAACATGTACTAGTAAGGGGATATTTGCCGGAAGGGGCTTCCTTTCATGATAAGATTCAATGTATAAGAAGCAGGGTATTTAATCTTTTAAAAAAGGATCTAGGTATAGATATAGGTACAGGCAAAATAAGGCTTAATAATGTAAAAGAAGAAGACTGGGCAAACAATTGGAAGAAATATTTTAAACCCCATAAAGTTGGTAATAAAGTAGTTATAAAACCTACATGGGAAGAATATATCCCTAAAGAAGATGAAATTATTTTACATTTAGATCCAGGTATGGCTTTTGGTACAGGTACCCATGAAACAACCATGCTTTGTATAAAACAATTGGAGAACTATATAGATGGTAAGTCTCATGTGTTAGATGTTGGCTGTGGTACTGGGATACTTGGTATCTCATCTGCCCTTTTGGGAGCTAAAAGTGTTATTGCAGTAGATATAGATGAAAATGCAGTAAAGGTAGCCAAGGAAAATGCAAAATTAAATGGGGTTAATGACAAGTTAAAAATTGTATGTGGAAATTTGCTCGATAATATAAGCGGACGATTTGATGTCATAGTGGCAAATATAATAGCAGATGCCATAATAAGCCTTTCTGAAGATGTGTGGAAGTATTTAAATCCAGGAGGGGTCTTTATTGCCTGTGGTATTATTTTGGACAGACTGGAGGAAGTACTATCCACCCTTGAATCTAAGGGTTATAAAATCATAGAAACACAAAAGATGGGCGAATGGGCAGTTGTGGTGAGTAGATATGAATAG